A stretch of DNA from Anthonomus grandis grandis chromosome 22, icAntGran1.3, whole genome shotgun sequence:
CTACTACTACGTTTCATCAAGCCCACTTATCACAAGTTCTAGAGCTGCAATAAAAAGTGAGAACGCGGCACCCTGTCGTAGcccattttaaatattgaacgaTTCTGACGGTATTCCCCCAACTTTAACTCGGGCCTTGATTCTAGGATGCAGATCTTCGTCAGATTAATGAGTTTATTTGGGAAACCGTTTTATTTGCAGAAGTTTTACCATGATAGTTCATAGGCCGTATAACCATTGCTTTTATAGAATTTTTCTTCCGTTGAATATCTGATCTATTGTCCTCCCACTTCGGAACCTACACTGATAATCCCCAATACACCTTTTCGCAAAAGGAATCAGTCTATTTAGCGGGCgattaaaaagtattttgtatCCGCAGACAGTATAGTAAGATACCTCTATAGTTTTGGTACACCCTTTTTGAACCTTTCTTATGAATTTGTATTATTACAGCCTTTTGCATTCGTTTGGCATTACCTCTTGCCTCCAGATAGATTTTATAAGATTGTGTATTTGGTTTTTCATATTTGGTCCACTCTGATTTATAAGTTCTGCTTAAATACCATTTAGGCCTGGTGcctttctattttttaatctttcgaTGGCTTTTTATATTTCGTCTacagaaggaaaaaaaaacacttttcctTATTTTACGTATATTATTCTTTTACCTCCTCTAACGGTTTATTTGACTTCTCCATATTTAAGCTCTTCAAAATATTGTTTCCATCGCTTGactattttttctctttatgtGCGTTCATTTCCATTTTGATCTTCTACCAAGACAATTCTGGCTTAAAAACCAATCCGTGTTTGATTTAATTCTTAATAGTTCAAGTTGTTtcatatatttttccttttccgcttgataaattaattaaagttctTTTTTAGCGGATTAGCCAGATACTTTTGTTTATAttcctttttcattttaatttgtcATTCACAATCTTTTTCTTAGGAGGGGTAGTCGCCCTAGGGTTTCCCATGCACCTGTTTGAATTCTTTCTTTAATATATGTCCAGTGTTGGTTCACATAATAAATATCGTCACCAGTATCTATCTGACTGCTCAGAGCatcaaatttattgcttatttctaTCTGATAGGTCATCTTAACTTTGACTTTATGAAATCAAATccacagggtgttttttttagaacgGAAACAAAGGGATCCTGGAATtgaatttttgtagatacactTCTAGCTTTAGTGCATGCTAAGGCAAATGGTATGTCTAAATagttataaatcaaaaataagaatCAAATTCATTATATCTGTTGACTTGTTACCAATCGTTTTTGCTAGTAGCAGtagcaacaaaattaaaaaaaactattgacgaAACTTAAACAGTCAATTCTTAACAGCTCAATGTACCCTATGACCACCTTAAGTATATACGCTAGGTCCTGGAACATCCTGCTTATTTCACATTCTACAACCTCATCTATCAAGCATAAAGATTTAAGATTGGTGTGGCAGATGATATATCTAAATAGTTACAAATCAAAGTAAGAATCAAATTCATTATATATCACTGGTAAAACAGTAACTAATATAAGGTGAGTGAAAGATATATTGTCAAGTAATCAAATTTCTTGTTAAATGTATATGGAGTTAGATGTTACCaatcgttttttaaattattaccccttacatattaattaaactaGTTTATATATATTTGCATTTGAGATTATGTTGGAATAAAACCTTGACCCAATTCTAGCCAGATGCTATTTTACTGCCATATTTTCTCAGGTAAATATGGTGCCAAACTAAAACATGgtgtcaaatattttaacagctGCATCATTAGAATTTGCTTTTACACAAGTCATACATTTATTCGTAAAATGAATTTGCGTTTCCAATTGATCGTTTTGTctaatatgaattatttttatacgacTTGATATAGTTAGTTGAACGTTAAATTATGTACAAAGATATCTCAGCATTCAGACATATATCTAGATAAATAGTGTTTTCGATTTATCTGAACATTTCAATAAAACTAATCAAGACACCTATATAGCGAACCCTTCAGTCTCAATCATCTGTTGAGAATATATCGAATCACACGAATACGGAAATGATGCTTAATCTATTCATTActgaaattcatttatttgacattaaataaaattaaagctttGAAGCACAAAATTCTATCTGATAATAATTAAAGTTGCAAAGATCAAATTCCTGACTGCTGGTACTTGGTTTTGCaatgaaaaaatttcataattaagTATCCTATTCATTAGTCCTGAACGCCTAAAGAAAAAACTTGATGAGTTGCCCCAAAATATTGCTATTTCGTTTTATCAGCCTGcataataaaacgaaaaatatacTTGTATGTAAATCACAATATTcgcaaaatattaaactttaacattaatttataacaaatcGTACAGGGTAATTGAAACAACTACTCTATAAAGTCtcataattttctatatagCGCATTCATCAAGTAAAATTAACCTGACGTACATCATTTAAAGTTCTgatgtaaatgtttttaaatatacctatgTGATAAAATAGCTTAATTTATAACCTAGCgttaacaatattttgtttgttatatgaatcccttaaatattattttttttttaatatgtatatacTAAATAGGTATTATATTTCTAGGTATTATGTTTCTATGTAAAttgatgttatatatttttcctttaaaataaaatggtattaaatgtatatggatgttttttatttatttttttctatgtggCGTCATGACGCTAATAACTGTCAAAGCCTATATTGATTTCAGAATTAGAAAAATTAGCTAGTTCGTCGCATCGTTACTATATAAGTGTATAGTTGGACATCTAAAGAGCCGCgattttcaatataatttaaagtataaaataaccTGAAAACCTTCCTACATCGgctgaaaaaaaatcaggttAACATTCAAAAACTTCAAGGATAGtgtatgtataatttaattttgattgaaTGTTCAAGTAAACATGACAAACAAAAAATGGTCAGCTGGCTATGTGCCAGGACCATCAGCTAAGAAAGATGTTTCGTGAAAACCTATTTCGAGCACTACTATGAGCGACAAATACTTTGGGTGATTGTACCCTTGAAAATTGAGTATTATAGTTAACTGGAAACAAGAAAAATGGCCAACTGGCTATATGCCAACCATCAGCTAAATCAGTAAAAGACTTTCCGTGGAAACGAGGACGAAAAATCGAAGTTTAGTGATATTATCgtaaatcaaaatcaaatatacTAGTTAAGATAAAAGCGGAAAAAATCAGATGTTTATTAATGTGCTAGCAAAGGGTGTTTAGCGTCATACATTTTACTAGtatgtcgttttttttttatttacagtatATTGATCGCTAGTGTTGTTGATGCTAGTGAGACCAGCACTAGACCGCCGTAATAGTATATCATTCGGAGAGTGTATCACCAAGATTTTATACAGTGTGGCGCAGAAAAAATGGTATATAATTTACCAGCAGATTCCTTATAACAAAAAGAGGtttagttaaattttcctagtccgaaagtcaaagacaaccaagatacagggtgataaacttaatgtgatttttttgaatttttgcaataaatttagcttttattcttaatttttaaaacaaaatttggaaTGTTTTTTCTGGTAATTCTTAAAGTTTAAGAGAGCGCCACCACCAGCATTTTGacggcataatttaattttttggttaaaatatgcattgtgcAAAACATTTCgatatattaacatttaaagttTGGAAGGGGCTTATTAATCAACCAAAATTTGGAAATGACTACACTACAAATTTTATGTATAGTATTGTTGACTCTCCTCACaactattttaattagttttgcagtatatatttatttccgCATATTATATTTCTATAACTTTTACACTTAACAGTGTACAATGAAATGCCTGGTTTCTTACCTCCCCCCTCTTTGCCACAGCTGGGTGGAGGGAACAATTGTTTAATTGTGCCTGTGAAGATTACTAAtggactgtatttatttaattcaaattatgcTACTTGCTCATACAAAATATGCCCATTTAGTCGTCAACAGTTGTTCAGTATGAAAGGTGTAAATTTTGCTGTCCTTACATATACTTAATTTAACCCTATTTACACTCCCTTTTGCTTCTTAGCAGATAACACTGCTCATTTCTTACAAACTAGTAACAATGGTGCTTATACTCTAATCACAATGGCTCAAGTACTTTAACCTATTTGATCAACACACGACGACTGAACTCGTAACTAGAGATATTAATATCCATAAAGATTTTTCACTGGGTTCAGAATGTAAGGCATTTACGGACCATCGGACACTAGGTCTCTTAAGAGTGTAAAGATAGAGACCCGTTTTTTGGTTATTTGGGATTATGGACGTAAACATAGTCACTAAAGGtgtaaagagagagagagaaaccTTTCTCGGGTATTAGCGGTAGTAACAGAAATAGGGAAAATTCCGTAAGCAACTTATACTGCGCGACTCCAACCGCCACTTGACGTTCTTTTCTCAACAAACTTTCTCCGACAGCGATTTAACTCAACTGGGTACTGCAACTCTTGGACCAGTAATTCTCATAAACCATAGCTTAAGACAGGCCGAGTTCTACCGCTACTATTAAGGTATAAAATTCAGAcgacaataacaaataatatttatcaaaagtGTCGGTAAAGGATCTGTAGGTGTTTTTACTCTATGTTTCAATGGGTAGATAAAAATTATGTAGTCAATAGTGGTAGGTGCCCCATACTTAATtcttaaattgtaaaaagtgtacttttataaattaattaatttttatttaatttacataatttatatcTATCCAAGTACCCATCATGTACTAACCatgcccgacgctgcttgacttcgctGATCCGCTGCCTATTGTGTATTACCAAAAATAGTAATCATGTAGGACCAAAACGAGGGTCAAAAACGATAATGTCTTTATCCATATCATATTCACTGACACAACTGAAAGTTGTTCGTTTCTTATCCTTGCGATGACACAAACATCAATTTGTTTCAATAgagtgatttatttttataaatagtttacatttatttctatctaaaaatctcactaaaataaataaaataaagtaaataatgaGCAAAAATAGATAATCTAAACGATATCACTTTGCAAAATATAACCATCTTTCTCACACACATACAAACAAATCCATCATTCACACCAACAAGCACCAGCACATCagtggaaaaattattaaatatctttgaATATAGCCCTTATGGCAACTTAGTAGCACAATGTTTACAGAGTCAAACCAAGGCAATTTAGACAAATACTAAGTAGAACAATTGCATAATATGCCAAAGCTTGAAATGTGGTAATTTTAGCAATCACTATAATCTCACATCTTTCATATCAACAAATTGGCAAGTTTCCTCTATAAAATATGAGCTACAAATATGCTTTTCCCCACTAATATGCGCCTAAATAGGTAAATCACACCCTAAACCGTGTAGAAAATTAAGCAGGCCCTCCAATGTCGTGTTGGTAGCGCCAAGTCAGGTACTGAGCAGCCTCAGTCATCTGCCTTAAAGAGGTGGTTAATCCAGCTAAATGTCTTTGAAAGTCGTGAGCGATTCTTTCAGTGCGACATTCTTCTTGCACCACTTCTTCAATTCCCGAGTCGTTTTCATTACTGCTTCCAGCTTCAGATTCAGTGTCGCTCATTCCTGAGGTAGATGCTGTCGAGGCGACGCTGACTGTTGATGGTCTGCGAATATGGCCTTTAATAGGAAGCTGTGAAACTGAAAGTAACGAATAGTAAATTAGTGtgacatcaaattaaaaaaaacgggCGTAACGAGTAATAAGAAAACGaaaggtaaataataaaagagtcGTTTAgctaaaaactgattttaagGCATATAAAATCTGTTGTGGTGACTagggaattaaaaatatatgataagTGTATTATAAGaagcgaaaataaaaaaactttaaatataaggccttaaaaaatcttttaacaaaaaatctctATGTTTCTGTGATATTTTCGCAAAGTAAATAGAAATTGACACTGGCTTCAAAATCTATGATCTAAAATAACCATTTTGATGGGCCAACACTGGAAGACAACTTCTTCCAAAGAAGACTgactaagaaatttaaatatgaagCAGTTCtatgtttacattaaaaaagtgCCATTCCATGTGATGTCTtcatttatttccatttgtttCCATATAGGTACGGCTGAACTGTAGCATATTGGACAAGCTTCTGATTAATCCATTTAAATACGGAGGAAGCTGACTTTCTGACTTTATAATGTTGAGTTAACAAAATTCACCGAAGTAGAAAATTCTGAATAAATACTTAATTACTTAGGTAGACTGTTTGATTTCAAAGAAAACAATATTCATTTAGCTAACCTAAATAAATGTTCCTTAAAACAAACAATTCAGATAAGTtgattaaacataattaaatgtGTAATTAAGAAGGAATACACTTGACTTTATTTTAAAGAGACACTTTATAGTTGCTTTGCTCCactttaccttttttattataaataaaaactagaGATGTGTACGATGATATAAAAAGATACATAATCAACGTGACATCATTCGACCCAAGGTTTATGCGATTACATTGTTtctcacatattttttattaagcttttattaagctgaaaacCTTGCAAATCTAATATTCTACAAAATATGCATGTGAGAAATCTTATATTGTTAGATAacaagatataattttttaaagtggtTATAAATTCATTTAACTACTCTTAATCATTGCTTTTGTTCTTCTAAAATAGGCACTCTATGAATAATGAAATGTAAACTTAGGTATATTTACTTGGGTTTTTAGAgtaatttacacaaaaaaaaatgaaacagggttaaatttattagaaaaacatAGGTTATTACATCTATActtataatgaataaattggTTGAAAGAGAAATAACAGTAAACAAAAGTgtaaatgttttcaaaatacaACAAAGCTTGAGAAATGGGATTCTCCTTTTACAAGACTTATCccctaaaaaaatactaaatcaAAATCATACGGTATTCGAGACGATAATGACTAATAAAGCAAATAACACCATTTCATAACATAATCGGGTGATCCTTAATAGCATTTTTTCTGATAATTGTATGTCTTAGAATTCTATCTAGTATGTTCTAATAATGATAACCCTTGATAAGCTCacttgaaaaatcattttattatataaacgaGTTAAATGACGAGAATAATGCGTATCTTAATCCATATGTAAATTGTATTAAGAATTTACACCTACCTAAAGTGGACTCCTGAGTGTCTTGGATTTGTTGAGTTTGACCGCCCCAGAGCAAACCATCTTTAACGTTCTTCAGCATACTGTAAATCTCGAACAAATCGGTAGAATCAAGAGTCTGCTGGATCGAGTGTTTGCTCTTGTTTTTGCCGTTTTGTTTGTCGCAAGTAGGATCCTGGTCATCTCCAACTTTTAAGTCCATCAATCGGCATGGGACGAGGATAGTCTCATCCATGACGTTGACGGTCTTCACAAATTTCTCGATGATATTCATgatactgtgggatgaactctCTGTATCATCGTTCCGAGCGATACGGCGCAAGCAATTTCTAAAAACAATGGAAACAATTATTTAGACctaaaataaatagatttagAGTGGGTAATGTAAAGTTCAGATCTTTTTTTTAAGAGTAGTAGAAGTCATTGTAAAGAGACTACATATGACTCTGATTAGAGTGTTTACAAATCgtttattcaaaaaacattCCAACAACAAAAACctataatttaacaaatatatttttttgtaagttaaaTCAAATTAGGACTAGTCAGAAATACTCCAGTTAAGTCTAATAGGCTCTGAATAGTGTTAAATGAACGGATACTAGCGTTTAAAGGTGGTACGACGTGGGATCTTTTTTAATGAAAGGACATGCAACAATGGAACCCGCCTTTAACCACTTTATGTAGATTGCTCGTGTTAAAAATATCATGACTTTAATTGACATAATGAAGTTGCAcccaataattatattattaaaacccTTTCACCAAAAGCAATAATTATGCGTGTAATACCAATACCATTTATATATACTACACGGCAATAATAAAAAGGACATATAGACAAAGTTATTACGGTGATCATATTTATATATAGATTTACATATGTATACATTTTATTGTACCAAATAAACGcaaaatatgcaaatataaaaattttatgcgCCTTAACATAATTACGATGTTTCattaaaaacttataaatttatgAATAGCAAGCACACGCTTGTGAATATACTAACAGCTTTTTAGAAGTTTAAATATTAGTgtttagtaaatataaattagtaGATAATACTAATGACCCTGGTGCTTTTTCTTCCTAAAcggtttattaaatatttactacggaagtcaacattaatttttttacccttACATACCCCAAAAgttcttttaagtatttaaaaaaacaacattgtTCGAACTTAATTCGAAATATGGACgaccaattaaattataagctcctgtaaatataaagaaaatttccttttatatgaggaataaataaatttaaagaaataaattaaaaagcacGGCTTGCAAAACTCTTATTGATAAATCTAAATCCTTTTTCTATACTCTCACTTTGAGACATTTGGTGTCTTGAAATGACCTAGACATAGCGAACTTTGGACTACGTTtggcaattataataattatgtttctaATAGTTGAACACATGCGGTATCAAAGTTATAgctgaatttaaataaaaaacactgcATTTTACGACGAATTGGTTCACAATTTAGTAatgcaattaaatttaaacgaTAAAAACAAATGTCGGAAATATTcgttaattgtatttttaaattgaaacaaatgtgtttttctttttttcaagaactttccattatataaaacaatttaactaATGCATTTTTCATTGGGCATTATTTCGGTAGTTTAcagtacaaaaatatttttcaaaataattaccTAAGAGAAATGCGAGTGAGGTAAATCGATAAAagatagtaaaataataaaatataaatttaaatgtaataaattgttaattgatatctattcttttaaaaagatTGCGG
This window harbors:
- the LOC126749223 gene encoding mid1-interacting protein 1-like isoform X4 → MRKRNCLRRIARNDDTESSSHSIMNIIEKFVKTVNVMDETILVPCRLMDLKVGDDQDPTCDKQNGKNKSKHSIQQTLDSTDLFEIYSMLKNVKDGLLWGGQTQQIQDTQESTLVSQLPIKGHIRRPSTVSVASTASTSGMSDTESEAGSSNENDSGIEEVVQEECRTERIAHDFQRHLAGLTTSLRQMTEAAQYLTWRYQHDIGGPA
- the LOC126749223 gene encoding mid1-interacting protein 1-like isoform X2, which produces MLVFLSSHDDKVCDSVLQKPGVLEDRNCLRRIARNDDTESSSHSIMNIIEKFVKTVNVMDETILVPCRLMDLKVGDDQDPTCDKQNGKNKSKHSIQQTLDSTDLFEIYSMLKNVKDGLLWGGQTQQIQDTQESTLVSQLPIKGHIRRPSTVSVASTASTSGMSDTESEAGSSNENDSGIEEVVQEECRTERIAHDFQRHLAGLTTSLRQMTEAAQYLTWRYQHDIGGPA
- the LOC126749223 gene encoding mid1-interacting protein 1-like isoform X1, producing the protein MVFLTGEHNSTAMDTTIQDKISQSLENSRNCLRRIARNDDTESSSHSIMNIIEKFVKTVNVMDETILVPCRLMDLKVGDDQDPTCDKQNGKNKSKHSIQQTLDSTDLFEIYSMLKNVKDGLLWGGQTQQIQDTQESTLVSQLPIKGHIRRPSTVSVASTASTSGMSDTESEAGSSNENDSGIEEVVQEECRTERIAHDFQRHLAGLTTSLRQMTEAAQYLTWRYQHDIGGPA
- the LOC126749223 gene encoding mid1-interacting protein 1-like isoform X3 translates to MLIMCEAVKAAKEARKNCLRRIARNDDTESSSHSIMNIIEKFVKTVNVMDETILVPCRLMDLKVGDDQDPTCDKQNGKNKSKHSIQQTLDSTDLFEIYSMLKNVKDGLLWGGQTQQIQDTQESTLVSQLPIKGHIRRPSTVSVASTASTSGMSDTESEAGSSNENDSGIEEVVQEECRTERIAHDFQRHLAGLTTSLRQMTEAAQYLTWRYQHDIGGPA